The sequence ACCAAACACACACAGAAAAAATAAGTAATTACAGAGGTATTATTGTTTGTCCTAATGGTATTAGTTCTTCTCTTATTATGTCAGCAGAGTTAAAAAAATTATTCCCCACAATTGAATTTAAAGGTATTTATTTAGTTAGTGAAGTGTCTCAACTATCAGATGCAGAATACGATATGATTTTTACAAGTGCTCCAATAGCATCGCCCAAAAAGGGTTATCAGATATGCCCCCTTTTAACGACAAAAGAAAAAAATCAATTATTACATGAAGTGCAACATGATTTCTTAATTCCTGGACTAGTCGTTCCCTCTATTAATGAAATTGTTGAAATAATTTTAGATCATGTCGATTTACGCAAAGGCATAACCAAAGAAAAACTCTTACGTACCGTTACAAATAAGGTGATGAAAGAGGTTAGAGGAATGAAGGAGGACGGCCCTATGTTGAATGAAATATTAGATAAAGATACTGTCCAAGTATCCGATGAAAAGCTTGATTGGGAGGAAGCTATAGCTCTCAGTGCAAAACCATTAGTGAACAATGGTAGTATTGAAAAAAAATATATCGAAGCGATGATAAATAAAGTGAAGGAATTTGGTGCTTTTATTCATATTGGCGAAGGTGTTGCCTTACCGCATGCACGTCCAGAAGATGGCGTTAATAAGTTAGGAATGTCATTGCTTAAAATGAAAGAACCAGTTTTTTTATTAGATGATGAAAAACATCCGATCAGAATTTTTATTTGTTTAGCAGCGGTGGATAATGAGATGCATCTTAGAGCATTATCTGATTTGACAAAAATCTTGTCCCATAAAGAAAAATTACAGTGTTTATTAGAAGCAAAGACGCAAACAGAACTATTGAAAATTATAAATGAAGGAGTGATTTAGGATGAAAATTGCAGCGGTATGTGGATCAGGACTAGGGTCAAGTTTTATGGTTGAAATGAACATTAAAACAGTGCTAAAAGAGCTTGGATTAGAAACTGTCGAGGTGAATCATTATGATTTGGGGAGTACAACACCCGATTTAGCAGATATCTTTTTTGTAGCGGCAGATTTAGCAGATAGTGCGGGACATCTGGGAAATGTTGTTGTTTTAAATAGCATTATTGATATGGATGAACTGAAAGAAAAGGTTACAAAAGCATGTCAGAACTTTGGAATTTTATAAAAATGAGGAGGGAATAACATGAAAAGTTTTTTGAATGTCTTAATCGATGTCGCAAGTACACCAGCTATTTTAGTAGCATTAATTGCTGTGCTTGGTCTTGTTTTACAAAAAAAATCAACAAGTGATATTTTTCGAGGCGGTATTAAAACATTCGTAGGTTTCCTGGTCGTCACCGCTGGAGCAGGTGTTGTACAGGCATCATTAGAGCCATTTGGCGAGATGTTTAAAGTTGCCTTTAATATGCAAGGAGTTGTGCCAAACAATGAGGCGATTGTAGCGATTGCACTTACCAAATTTGGAACATCAACGGCTCTTATTATGTTAATTGGAATGATATTTAATGTCCTCATTGCGCGTTTTACACGCTTTAAATATATTTATTTAACAGGGCATGCCACTCTTTATATGTCATGTATGATTGCGGTTATTTTATCAGTGACAGGTTTTACAACCGCACCACTGATATTATTAGGCGGTTTAGCACTGGGTATTGTAAATACCTTATCTCCTGCGATCTTACAACCTTTTATGAAAAAAATCACAGGTAATGACACTGTTGCATTAGGTCATACAGGAGGTGTGGGTTATGCATTAAGCGGCTTAGTTGGTAAATTATTTGGAACTAAAAGCAAATCAACAGAAGATATTAATTTTCCAAAAGGTCTTGCTTTTTTACGTGATTCTACGGTCAGTATTACAATTACGATGGGAATCATTTATATTATTGTGGCGTTATTTACAGGTAGCAGCTACATTACTGAAAACCTTAGTGGAGGAACAAACTACTTGATCTATGCTTTACAGCAAGCTGGTACTTTTGCTGCAGGTGTATTTGTTATTTTATCTGGAGTACGTTTAATACTTGCTGAAATTGTGCCCGCATTTAAAGGTATTTCCGAGAAACTTGTCCCTAATGCAAAACCGGCGTTAGACTGTCCGATTATTTTTCCATATGCACCTAATGCAGTTTTAATAGGCTTCTTTTCTAGTTTTGCTGGTGGTATTGTCAGTATGATGATCATGATTTTTTCAGGGGGTGTCATTATTATCCCAGGCGTGGTCCCGCATTTCTTCTGTGGTGCAACTGCAGGTGTTTTTGGCAATTCAACAGGTGGTTTAAAAGGAGCTATATTTGGTTCATTTATTCAAGGAATTCTTATTAGTTTTTTACCTGTATTATTAATGCCTGTTTTAGGGAACCTAGGTTTTGCGGATTCCACATTCTCAGATGCAGATTATGGCATTGCTGGTATTTTCTTAGGTGGCTTGTCCTCCATTGGAGGGAAAATAGCCGTTATCATTGGTATTATGTTAGTTTTAGCAGTGATGTTTGTTTTGACATATATGAAAAAAAATAAAAATACAGAAGTAATAAAATAGGAGGAATCAATATGAATTTAGAAGTATTTGCTGATAAAATTCGATATTATACTTTACGAGAACTTCATACGTTAGGTTTTGGGCATTACGGTGGCAGTCTTTCAATTGTGGAAACATTAGCCGTTTTATATGGTGAAGAAATGAACACATCAGTTGCTCAAAAAGATGATGTTCAACGCGATTATTTTGTGTTATCAAAAGGCCATGCAGGACCATCTTTATATGCAACGCTATTTTTGAAGGGTTATTTTGATGAACAGACACTGTATAGTTTGAATAAAAATGGTACAAGCTTACCATCGCATCCGGATCGTAATAAAACCCCAGGAATAGACTTAACGACAGGTTCATTAGGTCAAGGTATATCAGGTGCAACTGGTATCGCTAAAGGACATAAAATTGCAGGACGATCTAATAACACCTATGTTATTGTTGGAGATGGTGAATTAAATGAAGGGCAATGTTGGGAAGCTTTTCAATTTGCAGCACATCATCAATTAGACAACTTGATTGTTTTTATAGATGATAATAAAAAACAACTAGATGGCTTCACCTCTGAAATATGCGAACCGTTTGATTTTGTAGAAAAAATGACAGCTTTTGGTTTTGCAAGCTGGCGAATAGATGGAGGAAGTACTAAAGCAATATCTGAAGCTGTGAAAGAAGCAAAAAAAATGATAGGAAAACCAATAGCAATCGTGTTGGATACAGTTAAAGGTCAAGGTGTGCCTTTTTTAGAAAACTTGAAGGATAATCATCATCTTCGACCAGATGAAAGCATGCAACAACAAATTAATGATGCGATTCAAGAGTTAGGATTAAGACTAGGGAATGAGGTGTCGAATCATGTTTAACCTGGAAATGAGACAAGTTTATTCACAAACATTGCTTGAACTGGCACAAAAAGATGAGCGAGTAGTCTGCTTAGAAGCCGATTTATCAAGTTCGATTAGCACGAATAAAATAAAAGAAGAGCTAGGAAAAAGATATATAAATGTCGGTATTATGGAAGCAGAGGAAATGGGTGTCGCTGCGGGTTTGTCAGTAACGGGC comes from Brochothrix thermosphacta DSM 20171 = FSL F6-1036 and encodes:
- a CDS encoding BglG family transcription antiterminator; the encoded protein is MTIVQGDISDTSLNHWMQTADKIIRNMERLAVVNFSNRQKFAIDLFSHLVPAIYRIKYKMPLSNVMIDQIKESHEELFELTKSALYQLEEEMKTVIPEDEVGYFTILFGGQIAHQTHTEKISNYRGIIVCPNGISSSLIMSAELKKLFPTIEFKGIYLVSEVSQLSDAEYDMIFTSAPIASPKKGYQICPLLTTKEKNQLLHEVQHDFLIPGLVVPSINEIVEIILDHVDLRKGITKEKLLRTVTNKVMKEVRGMKEDGPMLNEILDKDTVQVSDEKLDWEEAIALSAKPLVNNGSIEKKYIEAMINKVKEFGAFIHIGEGVALPHARPEDGVNKLGMSLLKMKEPVFLLDDEKHPIRIFICLAAVDNEMHLRALSDLTKILSHKEKLQCLLEAKTQTELLKIINEGVI
- a CDS encoding PTS sugar transporter subunit IIB — encoded protein: MKIAAVCGSGLGSSFMVEMNIKTVLKELGLETVEVNHYDLGSTTPDLADIFFVAADLADSAGHLGNVVVLNSIIDMDELKEKVTKACQNFGIL
- a CDS encoding PTS ascorbate transporter subunit IIC — protein: MKSFLNVLIDVASTPAILVALIAVLGLVLQKKSTSDIFRGGIKTFVGFLVVTAGAGVVQASLEPFGEMFKVAFNMQGVVPNNEAIVAIALTKFGTSTALIMLIGMIFNVLIARFTRFKYIYLTGHATLYMSCMIAVILSVTGFTTAPLILLGGLALGIVNTLSPAILQPFMKKITGNDTVALGHTGGVGYALSGLVGKLFGTKSKSTEDINFPKGLAFLRDSTVSITITMGIIYIIVALFTGSSYITENLSGGTNYLIYALQQAGTFAAGVFVILSGVRLILAEIVPAFKGISEKLVPNAKPALDCPIIFPYAPNAVLIGFFSSFAGGIVSMMIMIFSGGVIIIPGVVPHFFCGATAGVFGNSTGGLKGAIFGSFIQGILISFLPVLLMPVLGNLGFADSTFSDADYGIAGIFLGGLSSIGGKIAVIIGIMLVLAVMFVLTYMKKNKNTEVIK
- a CDS encoding transketolase, whose protein sequence is MNLEVFADKIRYYTLRELHTLGFGHYGGSLSIVETLAVLYGEEMNTSVAQKDDVQRDYFVLSKGHAGPSLYATLFLKGYFDEQTLYSLNKNGTSLPSHPDRNKTPGIDLTTGSLGQGISGATGIAKGHKIAGRSNNTYVIVGDGELNEGQCWEAFQFAAHHQLDNLIVFIDDNKKQLDGFTSEICEPFDFVEKMTAFGFASWRIDGGSTKAISEAVKEAKKMIGKPIAIVLDTVKGQGVPFLENLKDNHHLRPDESMQQQINDAIQELGLRLGNEVSNHV